In Hyphomicrobiales bacterium, the sequence CGGCGGTTTTGGAGTAAAAGTGCAGGGGCAAATAGTGCTCTATGGGAGTTAGGGGACCATTACCGACGAAACGAGGACCGTCGCCGCGTACGGCTGAGGGGGTCAAGTTGCGCCGCTTACCTAGCGAAGCGGACGCGATCTTCCTGCGGCTGGTGCGCGACATCGTTGGCTTGACGCCGGCGGATGTGGCCATGGTGGAAGACACGGCCAGGTGGATAGCGGTTGCCAAGGACGCCTATGCAGATCTATTGTCGGAGGGTCTTACCGTCACCGACACGGCCCACGGCAACCAAGAGGAAAGCCGCAAGAACCCGTTGCTGATCGTGATGCGCACAGCCAGCGAACAGATCCGCGCCAACGCGCAGCAGCTCGGCGCCACGCCGTTGGCCAGGGCGCGCATGCCGGAACCGGAACACGAACAACTGTCGCTTGCCGACATCCTGTTTGCGGACACGCCGGTCAGCCATGAATGACGGCCTATCGCTTCGACGAGCGCACCGCTATCGTGGCCGAACGGTTTTTCGACCGGATGCTGGTGCACGTGGAGGGTCCGATGGCGGGCCGTCCGTTTGTCTTGGAGCCATGGCAACGGCACATCGTGCGCGAGCTATGGGGCTGGAAGCAAGCGGACGGCGCGCGCCGCTATCGCAAGCTGTATCTGGAGGTTCCGCGCGGCAACGGCAAGTCAACGTTTGCGGCCGGGCTCGCGCTGTTGCTGTTAGCGGTGGACGGCGAGCAATCATCGAAAGTGTATTCGGCAGCCGCCGACAAGGGCCAGGCTGCCATCGTGTTCGAGACGGCAGAGAAGATGGTCAACGCGTCGCCGTTCCTGGCGCCACGCATCAAGCCCTACCGCAACCGAACGATGTCATACGACGACACGGGCAGCAAGTATGTAGTTTTGTCGTCGGACGCATTCACCAAGCACGGGCTGAATCCGCACGGGATCATCTTCGACG encodes:
- a CDS encoding P27 family phage terminase small subunit translates to MRRLPSEADAIFLRLVRDIVGLTPADVAMVEDTARWIAVAKDAYADLLSEGLTVTDTAHGNQEESRKNPLLIVMRTASEQIRANAQQLGATPLARARMPEPEHEQLSLADILFADTPVSHE